The Geotrypetes seraphini chromosome 8, aGeoSer1.1, whole genome shotgun sequence genome includes a region encoding these proteins:
- the LRG1 gene encoding leucine-rich alpha-2-glycoprotein, giving the protein MSSRQPAVTIFLSLLLWLQHSDACPPQCHCTNSTSNRAIICTSENITTFPSALPTDSLMITVEFTSITSIDSTAFVGLLQLEGLHLSNNKLASLPENLFQDLTQLHTLDLTNNLLEALPPQIFSTIPALRFLVLSKNHLAALDPEWFQELKQLEWLDLSLNRLQKIPPNSFSSLTNLTTLDLSHNQLEQLPVELLCNLSMLEKLILEGNQICSFADNFFKSLSNLKFLFLQNNSLEKLPTELFLPLPLLDTLDLSHNKLRSIPPGLFEKNLNLGHQSTKGLDLSWNRWHCDCHLVYLHEWVATKTAILYSLEEMVCSTPDELKGQPISALTQKQLQHFC; this is encoded by the coding sequence ATGAGCTCCCGGCAGCCTGCTGTCACAATCTTTCTGTCTCTGCTGTTGTGGCTACAACACAGTGATGCATGTCCTCCTCAGTGCCACTGCACCAACAGTACGAGCAACAGAGCCATAATCTGTACATCTGAAAACATCACTACCTTCCCCTCAGCTTTACCTACAGATTCGCTCATGATCACTGTTGAATTTACTAGCATCACTAGCATTGACTCTACCGCCTTTGTTGGTCTTCTCCAACTGGAAGGTCTCCACCTGTCAAACAATAAGCTTGCCAGTCTTCCTGAAAACCTATTTCAGGACCTCACCCAGTTGCATACCTTGGATTTAACCAATAACCTCTTGGAGGCTCTGCCCCCCCAAATCTTCAGTACCATCCCTGCTCTCCGTTTCCTTGTGCTGAGTAAGAACCATTTGGCTGCCTTGGACCCAGAGTGGTTCCAGGAATTAAAACAACTAGAATGGTTGGATCTATCTCTGAATAGGTTGCAAAAGATACCTCCTAACTCTTTCAGCAGTCTCACCAATTTGACCACTCTTGACCTCTCTCACAACCAGCTAGAACAACTCCCGGTTGAATTGCTCTGTAACTTGTCCATGCTGGAAAAGCTCATACTGGAAGGCAATCAGATTTGCTCCTTTGCAGACAACTTCTTCAAGTCCCTATCCAACTTAAAGTTTCTATTCTTACAGAACAACAGCTTGGAGAAGCTGCCCACTGAACTCTTCCTCCCCTTACCCCTTTTGGACACTTTGGATCTTTCCCACAATAAACTGCGCTCCATTCCTCCTGGGCTGTTTGAGAAGAATCTGAATCTGGGGCACCAAAGCACCAAGGGGCTAGATCTCTCCTGGAACAGGTGGCACTGTGACTGCCATTTGGTCTATCTTCATGAGTGGGTGGCCACCAAAACTGCCATTCTCTATTCATTAGAGGAAATGGTGTGCAGTACACCAGACGAGTTAAAAGGTCAGCCAATCTCCGCTCTCACTCAGAAGCAGTTACAACATTTCTGTTGA